One region of Rhodocaloribacter litoris genomic DNA includes:
- the katG gene encoding catalase/peroxidase HPI produces MSKPNGNGKCPAHDTQAYRTQRRTNRDWWPNQLNLKVLHQNPPAGNPLGEDFDYAEAFSTLDLAAVKKDIEQVLTTSQDWWPADYGHYGPLIIRMAWHSAGTYRVSDGRGGSSDGTQRFAPLNSWPDNINLDRARRLLWPVKKKYGRKLSWADLMILAGNVALESMGFETFGFAGGREDVWEPDESVDWGPEAEWLGDERHDESGTLREDLAADHMGLIYVNPEGPGGKPDPKAAARFIRQSFARMAMNDEETVALIAGGHTFGKTHGAAPVDHLGPDPEAAPIEAQGLGWQNRFGTGKGSDTITSGLEGAWTATPTQWDNSFFDNLFNYEWELEKSPGGAWQWRAKNPEAQNTVPDAHDPSKRHAPVMLTTDLALKEDPVYREISKRFLENPEAFRKAFAKAWYKLTHRDMGPRARLLGPEVPGEELLWQDPIPEVDHDLIGPAEIAQLKQRILASGLTIPELVRTAWASASTYRHSDKRGGANGARIRLAPQKDWPVNNPAELAKVLGVLGQIQQDFNASRTDNVRVSLADLIVLGGCAAVEKAARDAGHDITVPFEPGRTDASQEQTDVESFQWLEPKADGFRNYLSDRARRPAEELLVDKAQLLTLTAPEMTVLLGGMRALNANYDGSDVGILTHRPGRLTNDFFVNLLDLNTEWKAVSDDEQLFEGRDRATGERRWTASRFDLIFGANAQLRAIAEVYAADDAAEQFVRDFVAAWHKVMSLDRFDLARKRLEAKLKARANGQAQPA; encoded by the coding sequence ATGAGCAAACCCAACGGTAACGGTAAGTGCCCGGCGCACGACACCCAGGCCTACCGCACGCAGCGCCGGACCAACCGCGACTGGTGGCCCAACCAGCTCAACCTGAAGGTCCTCCACCAGAACCCGCCCGCCGGCAACCCGCTGGGCGAAGACTTCGACTACGCCGAGGCCTTCTCGACGCTGGACCTGGCGGCCGTCAAAAAGGACATCGAACAGGTGCTGACCACCTCGCAGGACTGGTGGCCGGCCGACTACGGCCACTACGGGCCGCTCATCATCCGCATGGCCTGGCACAGTGCCGGCACCTACCGCGTCAGCGACGGCCGCGGCGGCTCCTCCGACGGCACACAGCGCTTCGCCCCGCTCAACAGCTGGCCCGACAACATCAACCTGGACCGGGCCCGCCGCCTCCTCTGGCCCGTCAAGAAAAAGTACGGCCGCAAGCTCTCCTGGGCCGACCTGATGATCCTGGCCGGCAACGTCGCCCTGGAGTCGATGGGCTTCGAGACGTTCGGCTTCGCCGGCGGCCGCGAGGACGTCTGGGAGCCGGACGAGTCCGTCGACTGGGGGCCGGAAGCCGAGTGGCTCGGCGACGAGCGGCACGACGAGAGCGGCACCCTGCGCGAGGACCTGGCCGCCGACCACATGGGCCTCATCTACGTCAACCCGGAAGGTCCCGGCGGCAAGCCGGACCCGAAAGCGGCCGCCCGGTTCATCCGCCAGTCCTTCGCCCGCATGGCGATGAACGACGAGGAGACGGTGGCCCTGATCGCCGGCGGCCACACCTTCGGCAAGACGCACGGCGCCGCGCCCGTGGACCATCTCGGCCCGGACCCGGAGGCCGCCCCCATCGAGGCACAGGGCCTCGGCTGGCAGAACCGCTTCGGCACCGGCAAGGGGAGCGACACGATCACCAGCGGCCTGGAGGGGGCCTGGACCGCCACCCCGACGCAGTGGGACAACAGCTTCTTCGACAACCTCTTCAACTACGAGTGGGAGCTGGAGAAAAGCCCGGGCGGCGCCTGGCAGTGGCGGGCCAAGAACCCGGAAGCCCAGAACACCGTGCCCGACGCCCACGACCCCTCGAAGCGGCACGCGCCGGTGATGCTCACCACCGACCTGGCCCTGAAGGAAGATCCCGTCTACCGGGAGATCTCCAAGCGTTTCCTCGAGAACCCGGAAGCGTTCAGGAAGGCGTTTGCGAAGGCCTGGTACAAGCTCACGCACCGCGACATGGGGCCACGCGCGCGCCTGCTCGGCCCCGAAGTGCCCGGGGAGGAGCTGCTCTGGCAGGACCCCATCCCGGAGGTCGATCATGACCTGATCGGCCCGGCGGAGATCGCCCAGCTGAAGCAGCGGATCCTGGCCTCGGGCCTGACCATCCCGGAGCTCGTCCGCACGGCCTGGGCGTCGGCCTCGACGTACCGGCACAGCGACAAGCGCGGCGGGGCCAACGGCGCCCGCATCCGCCTGGCGCCGCAGAAGGACTGGCCGGTCAACAACCCGGCCGAGTTGGCGAAGGTACTCGGTGTCCTGGGCCAGATCCAGCAAGACTTCAACGCCTCGCGCACGGACAACGTCCGCGTCTCGCTGGCCGACCTGATCGTGCTGGGCGGCTGCGCGGCCGTGGAAAAGGCGGCCCGGGACGCCGGACACGACATCACCGTCCCCTTCGAGCCGGGCCGCACCGACGCCTCGCAGGAGCAGACCGACGTGGAGTCCTTCCAGTGGCTCGAACCGAAGGCCGACGGCTTCCGCAACTACCTCAGCGACCGGGCCCGCCGGCCGGCCGAGGAGCTGCTGGTGGACAAGGCCCAGCTCCTGACGCTGACCGCGCCCGAGATGACGGTGCTCCTCGGCGGCATGCGGGCGCTGAACGCCAACTACGACGGCTCCGACGTGGGCATCCTGACACACCGCCCCGGCCGGCTCACGAACGACTTCTTCGTCAACCTGCTCGACCTGAACACCGAGTGGAAAGCCGTCTCGGACGACGAGCAGCTCTTCGAAGGACGCGACCGGGCCACGGGCGAGCGCCGGTGGACCGCCAGCCGCTTCGACCTCATCTTCGGCGCCAACGCGCAGCTCCGGGCCATCGCCGAAGTCTATGCCGCCGACGACGCCGCCGAGCAGTTCGTGCGTGACTTCGTGGCGGCCTGGCACAAGGTGATGAGCCTGGACCGGTTCGACCTGGCGCGGAAGCGCCTGGAGGCGAAGCTGAAAGCCCGCGCCAACGGGCAGGCACAACCGGCCTGA
- the deoC gene encoding deoxyribose-phosphate aldolase, with translation MAPPLARMIDHTALKPETTEADVHRLCEEARRYCFASVCVNPCWVPVAAGLLRGTPVAVCTVIGFPLGATQTAAKVCEAEHAIRDGATELDMVLNIGKLKSGDYDYTERDVRAVVETARAGGRIIVKVILETALLTDEEKVIAAVLAQNAGADFVKTSTGFSRGGATVEDVALLRRVVGHGMGVKASGGVRSREAAEAMIAHGATRIGASASVEIIKGLQANGQGY, from the coding sequence CTGGCCCCGCCGCTGGCGCGCATGATCGACCATACGGCGTTGAAGCCGGAAACGACGGAGGCGGACGTGCACCGGCTCTGCGAGGAGGCCCGGCGCTACTGCTTTGCCTCCGTCTGCGTCAACCCCTGCTGGGTGCCGGTGGCCGCCGGGCTACTGCGGGGAACGCCCGTCGCCGTGTGCACGGTCATCGGTTTTCCCCTCGGGGCCACGCAGACGGCGGCCAAGGTCTGTGAGGCCGAGCACGCGATCCGGGACGGCGCCACCGAACTGGACATGGTGCTCAACATCGGCAAGTTGAAGAGCGGTGACTACGACTACACCGAGCGGGACGTCCGCGCCGTCGTCGAGACGGCCCGGGCCGGCGGCCGGATCATCGTGAAGGTGATTCTGGAGACGGCCCTGCTGACCGACGAGGAGAAGGTCATTGCGGCCGTGCTCGCACAGAATGCCGGAGCCGACTTCGTGAAAACCTCCACGGGCTTCTCGCGCGGCGGGGCCACCGTGGAAGACGTGGCCCTCCTGCGGCGGGTCGTCGGGCACGGTATGGGGGTGAAGGCGTCCGGCGGCGTGCGCTCCCGGGAGGCGGCCGAGGCCATGATCGCCCACGGCGCCACCCGCATCGGTGCCAGTGCCTCCGTCGAGATCATCAAGGGGTTACAGGCCAACGGCCAGGGCTATTGA
- a CDS encoding SPOR domain-containing protein has translation MHRPVPLRLLCLMLALGLGACSAGRSATDTGQTGPDAGEAGLELSDFEDFDPTPYAESPPETVTTIEHDVPDRLLRGQADQGVEQLVQGYRIQIFQTLDKEQAFLREEEVENWWASLSETERPRGLPDTLPVYVRYHQPYYRVRVGDFTSRSAAEAVLARLAKRFPGAFIAPDLVTVVR, from the coding sequence ATGCATAGACCCGTACCCCTCCGGCTCCTCTGCCTGATGCTGGCGCTGGGGCTGGGCGCCTGTTCGGCCGGCCGGTCGGCGACGGATACCGGCCAGACCGGTCCGGATGCCGGAGAGGCGGGCCTCGAACTGTCCGATTTTGAAGACTTCGACCCCACACCCTATGCGGAGTCCCCCCCCGAGACGGTGACCACCATCGAACACGACGTTCCGGACCGGCTCCTGCGGGGACAGGCGGATCAGGGCGTCGAGCAACTCGTGCAGGGCTACCGGATCCAGATCTTCCAGACCCTCGACAAGGAGCAGGCGTTCTTGCGGGAGGAAGAGGTGGAGAACTGGTGGGCATCCCTGAGCGAGACCGAACGACCCCGGGGACTGCCGGACACGCTGCCGGTGTACGTGCGCTACCACCAGCCGTATTACCGTGTGCGGGTGGGCGACTTCACCTCCCGGTCCGCGGCCGAGGCGGTGCTGGCCCGCCTGGCGAAACGCTTTCCCGGTGCCTTCATCGCCCCGGACCTGGTGACCGTGGTGCGCTAG
- a CDS encoding Fur family transcriptional regulator, producing the protein MINDPADLLRRHGLHVTAQRLAVLRAVSKHPHITADRVFELARAELGAISRQAIYDALNTLAEKGLIRRIQPMGSPARYEDRVGDNHHHLICRVCGRVVDVDCAVGPAPCLTPSDDRGYEIDEAEVIYWGRCPACRAAPSPASDH; encoded by the coding sequence ATGATCAACGACCCGGCAGACCTCCTTCGCCGACACGGCCTTCACGTCACGGCCCAGCGCCTGGCCGTCCTGCGGGCGGTTTCGAAACACCCGCACATCACCGCCGACCGCGTGTTCGAGCTGGCCCGGGCCGAGCTCGGGGCCATCTCCCGCCAGGCGATCTATGACGCCCTCAACACGCTGGCCGAGAAGGGGCTCATCCGGCGCATCCAGCCCATGGGCTCCCCGGCCCGCTACGAGGACCGGGTGGGCGACAACCACCACCACCTGATCTGCCGCGTCTGCGGCCGCGTCGTGGACGTGGACTGCGCCGTCGGCCCGGCCCCGTGCCTCACCCCGTCCGACGACCGGGGCTACGAGATCGACGAAGCCGAGGTCATCTACTGGGGGCGCTGTCCGGCCTGCCGGGCCGCCCCTTCCCCGGCCTCCGACCACTGA
- a CDS encoding cupin domain-containing protein, whose amino-acid sequence MNPFPSHRRIPPVRRFRPHAGRFRWEEVPLRTYKPEANSFRGVTRQVLFDAADGLPVQVRYFEIVPGGFSSLERHEHPHAVVILRGRGRVLIGTEIHAVAPFDLVHVPPMTWHQLRAGAEPLGFLCLVAHDRDRPQYPTPDELAALRARPDVAAFLQP is encoded by the coding sequence ATGAACCCCTTCCCCTCTCACCGCCGCATTCCCCCGGTACGGCGCTTCCGGCCCCATGCCGGCCGCTTCCGGTGGGAAGAGGTTCCCCTCCGGACCTACAAGCCGGAGGCAAACTCCTTCCGGGGCGTCACCCGCCAGGTGCTCTTCGACGCGGCGGACGGCCTGCCGGTGCAGGTGCGCTATTTCGAGATCGTGCCCGGCGGCTTCTCGTCCCTGGAGCGGCACGAACACCCGCACGCCGTCGTCATCCTGCGCGGTCGCGGCCGTGTGCTGATCGGCACCGAAATCCATGCGGTGGCCCCCTTCGACCTGGTCCACGTCCCGCCGATGACCTGGCACCAGCTTCGTGCCGGCGCCGAACCCCTGGGGTTCCTCTGCCTCGTCGCCCACGACCGCGACCGGCCCCAGTATCCCACCCCGGACGAGCTGGCAGCCCTCCGGGCCCGGCCCGACGTCGCCGCGTTCCTGCAACCATAG